In Blastocatellia bacterium, the DNA window GGTTTCCACCGGTCCGATGACCTCGCGGTAGGTGCATTCCTGCCGGTAGCAGTAGTGGATGATCCCCTCGCGTTTGCTGACTTTCTCCAGTACGAAACTGCTTCCACAACGGGGACATTCCTTCTTCACCGGTTTATCCCAGACGGTGAACGAGCAGGTGGGATAGTTGTTGCACCCGTAGAAGATGCGCCCTCGCCGCGATCGTTTGACGACGAGTTCGCCGCGACAGGGAGTCAGCGGACAGGGGATACCGAGCTTCTCCTGCTGGATATAGGAGCAGTCGGGACGGCGGCTGCAGGCGATGTACTCGCCGTAGGGTCCTTGCTTGAGCACCAGATGCGCTCCGCATTCGGGACACGTCTGATCGAGCGGACGATCAGGGGCGCTCAGTTGACCATCTTTCTTGATGCGTCGCGTGGTGCGACACTCGGGATAGCCCGTGCAGGCGAGGAACTGACCGAAGCGACCGCGCTTGATGGCCATGGGGCGTCCACATCGCTCGCATTTGATCTCACCGAACTGATTTTCGGCGTCGGCGATCTGGGCTTGAACCTCGGCTTCCGCTTCCGCCGTTCGGCGCGTCGCTCCACAGGACGGGCACTTGAGATAGGGGCCGTAGCGCCCCACTTTCTTCAACAGGAGTGCCCCGCACTGCGGACATTTTTCTTCGGTGGCCACGCCCGCCTTGACGTTCTCCATCTCGCGCTCGGCCCGCTTTAAGTCAGCCTCAAACTTGCGGTAGAAATCCTTGAGCACCTTCACCCACTTCACCCGACCCTCTTCGATTTTATCCAGCTCCTCCTCCATCTCCGCCGTGTACTGGACGTTGAAGATGTCGGTGAAGTGTTCGACCAGCAGATCGCAGACGAGCGTGCCCAGTTCGGTCGGTCGGAATTTGCCCTGGATTTTCTCGACGTAATCGCGATCCTGGATGATGCTGAGGATTTGAGCGTAGGTCGAAGGTCGGCCAATTCCGTTCTCCTCCAGCGCCTTGACCAGGGTGGCCTCGGTGTAGCGCGGGGGCGGTTGGGTGAAATGTTGTTCGGGCACGATCTCCTGGACGGTGAGTCGCTCGCCGACCTCCAGAGGAGGCAGGACGGCCGTCGCCGCTTCGCCGTTATTATTTTCCTCCGATTCCTCGCGGGCCTCCTCGTAGACGGTGAGGAAACCCGCGAACTTGAGGACCGATCCGGTCGCCCGGAAGATGCAATCCCCCGCCTGAATGTCAATGATCGTTTGATCGAAGACGGCCGGTTTCATCTGGGATGCAACGAATCGTTGCCAGATCAGCTTGTAAAGTGCCAGCTCATCACGGCTGAGGTAGGGAGCGACGCTCTCAGGCGTTCGTTCGACCGAGGTCGGACGAATGGCCTCGTGGGCGTCCTGGGCATCCTTCTTCGAGCGATGGAGGTTCGGCTCGGCCGGGAGAACGTCCTCCCCGAAATGCTCGGCGATGAACCGGCGCACCTGCTCCAGTGCCGTCGGAGAGACTCGCGTCGAATCCGTTCGCATGTAGGTGATGAGGCCGACGCTGCCCTCGGCGCCAAGCTCCACCCCTTCGTAGAGTTTTTGTGCCAGGCTCATCGTCTTCTTCACCGGGAAGCGCAGCCGCCGCGATGCTTCCTGTTGCAGCTTGC includes these proteins:
- the topA gene encoding type I DNA topoisomerase; this translates as MAKNLVIVESPAKARTINKYLGADYKVMASVGHIKDLPEKELGVDIQNGFKPTYVVIPDSIKKNNRKILAELKKAAAAAEAIYLAADPDREGEAICQHLKEELVGTRNTKPVYRVLCNEITRAAVLEAFAHPGQIDLRKYEAQQARRILDRLVGYLVSPLLWKKVKRGLSAGRVQSVALRLIVEREREIQNFVPTEYWTIHATLSAALPPPFVANLVRIGDKTVKTGNFDEPEKPTERHIKTEAEARDIIAALAGADFIVASVETREKKRNPPPPFTTSKLQQEASRRLRFPVKKTMSLAQKLYEGVELGAEGSVGLITYMRTDSTRVSPTALEQVRRFIAEHFGEDVLPAEPNLHRSKKDAQDAHEAIRPTSVERTPESVAPYLSRDELALYKLIWQRFVASQMKPAVFDQTIIDIQAGDCIFRATGSVLKFAGFLTVYEEAREESEENNNGEAATAVLPPLEVGERLTVQEIVPEQHFTQPPPRYTEATLVKALEENGIGRPSTYAQILSIIQDRDYVEKIQGKFRPTELGTLVCDLLVEHFTDIFNVQYTAEMEEELDKIEEGRVKWVKVLKDFYRKFEADLKRAEREMENVKAGVATEEKCPQCGALLLKKVGRYGPYLKCPSCGATRRTAEAEAEVQAQIADAENQFGEIKCERCGRPMAIKRGRFGQFLACTGYPECRTTRRIKKDGQLSAPDRPLDQTCPECGAHLVLKQGPYGEYIACSRRPDCSYIQQEKLGIPCPLTPCRGELVVKRSRRGRIFYGCNNYPTCSFTVWDKPVKKECPRCGSSFVLEKVSKREGIIHYCYRQECTYREVIGPVET